The proteins below come from a single Alkalispirillum mobile genomic window:
- a CDS encoding FimV/HubP family polar landmark protein: MLLKRAIITTVAGLTFSSTALALGLGTIEQDSFLNQPLSARIPLEASDRDKLEDLQVTMAPEEVFDRAGLDRPHYLRDIRFEVVEDDADGPHVRVYTRNPFREPFVDFLVELNWPQGRLIREYTLLLDPPRDSDEAPAPPTAPATERREVEGVPIAEAERAPSAQPGVRDGQYGPVGDGETLWAIAEQARAEGVNAHQMAVALFEANPEAFVDGDINRLRRGATLEVPSANQARQLDADQARERFRQLASAPAEAPVTDEPDADVAETEPPADVLDSEQLDQQLQIVAESDRNEEEIANLLDGDIEPSEENIGALREELIRAREEQASLRSENEDLRARLADMQDELARLERLVTVELEEGVPVPVDPADSEVTTEAPEEEPETAPTDPDVADAEPAVEDDALAEEDEEAAPAQPPTGTEPRPTGWLDGLSLPLAIGGLAILIGLLALMLLRRRRGETGVAAEEVPIAEPPAREAGVAAGGVAVAAAAGEGAADEADPLKEADRLAEAGDLDGARETLIAALNNTPARSEYRLRLLEVLSETGDRQAFDQQAQALWDRVDGQSDPHWVRAVTIGQAFAPDNPLFGGDQSAAGAPEVEDASGTATLPTLGEPDAAAEDQSDLKRSDEPFGGDLAFDLDLPETERSADGAETRQGSEPHEPDADDGKAADAGVSQRSEGEGMGDLSLDFEVDDSWRDRAESAEQAEGADKARDDEFDLDFGGLNLDDVAAQDASDDGTAAPTDDRAADDEPEPGAEADEEEIATKLDLARAYVDLGDPDGARELLNEVVSVGSPEQKKEAQALLDSLG; the protein is encoded by the coding sequence ATGCTACTAAAACGGGCCATTATCACCACCGTTGCCGGTCTGACGTTCTCCTCCACCGCCTTGGCACTGGGGCTGGGCACTATCGAGCAGGATTCATTCCTCAACCAGCCGTTGTCGGCGCGCATACCGCTGGAGGCGAGCGACCGGGATAAGCTGGAAGACCTGCAGGTGACGATGGCGCCGGAAGAGGTCTTCGACCGCGCCGGGCTGGACCGGCCCCACTACCTGCGGGATATCCGTTTCGAGGTGGTCGAGGACGACGCTGATGGCCCGCATGTCCGGGTCTACACCCGCAATCCCTTCCGCGAGCCCTTTGTCGACTTCCTGGTGGAACTTAACTGGCCCCAGGGCCGGTTGATCCGAGAGTACACCCTATTGCTGGACCCGCCCCGTGATTCTGACGAGGCGCCGGCCCCGCCCACGGCCCCGGCTACTGAAAGACGGGAAGTGGAAGGAGTGCCGATCGCCGAGGCGGAGCGTGCGCCATCGGCCCAGCCGGGAGTCCGTGATGGCCAATACGGCCCGGTCGGCGACGGCGAAACCCTCTGGGCGATCGCTGAACAGGCCCGGGCCGAAGGGGTGAACGCCCACCAGATGGCGGTGGCCCTTTTCGAGGCGAACCCCGAAGCGTTCGTCGATGGCGATATCAACCGTTTGCGTCGGGGCGCCACCCTGGAGGTGCCCTCCGCCAACCAGGCCCGCCAGCTTGATGCGGATCAGGCGAGGGAGCGGTTCCGGCAACTGGCCAGCGCCCCTGCAGAGGCGCCCGTTACCGATGAGCCCGATGCGGACGTTGCCGAGACTGAGCCGCCTGCCGATGTCCTGGATAGCGAGCAGCTGGATCAGCAACTGCAGATAGTCGCCGAATCGGACCGCAATGAGGAAGAGATCGCCAACCTGCTGGATGGCGATATCGAGCCGAGCGAAGAGAACATCGGGGCGTTGCGTGAAGAGCTGATCCGCGCCCGGGAAGAGCAGGCGAGCCTTCGATCCGAGAATGAGGACCTGCGTGCGCGCCTGGCGGATATGCAGGACGAACTCGCCCGCCTGGAACGTTTGGTTACCGTCGAGCTGGAGGAAGGGGTGCCCGTGCCTGTGGACCCTGCCGATAGCGAGGTGACCACCGAGGCGCCGGAGGAGGAGCCCGAAACGGCGCCTACCGACCCGGACGTGGCGGATGCCGAGCCTGCCGTCGAGGATGACGCCCTGGCGGAAGAGGACGAGGAAGCCGCACCCGCCCAGCCGCCGACGGGAACCGAACCCCGGCCAACGGGCTGGCTGGACGGGCTCAGCCTGCCGCTGGCGATTGGTGGTCTCGCCATTCTTATCGGGCTGCTGGCGTTGATGTTGTTGCGCCGCCGTCGTGGTGAGACCGGTGTGGCTGCCGAGGAAGTACCGATTGCTGAACCGCCGGCCCGTGAGGCCGGCGTCGCTGCGGGCGGTGTGGCTGTTGCGGCGGCGGCCGGCGAGGGCGCTGCCGACGAGGCCGATCCCCTGAAGGAGGCAGATCGCCTGGCGGAGGCCGGCGACCTGGATGGGGCCCGGGAGACCCTGATTGCAGCGCTCAACAACACCCCGGCACGTAGCGAGTACCGGCTGCGTCTCCTCGAGGTGCTTTCCGAGACGGGTGATCGGCAGGCCTTTGATCAGCAGGCGCAGGCCCTCTGGGATCGCGTGGACGGCCAGTCCGACCCGCACTGGGTGCGGGCCGTCACCATCGGGCAGGCGTTCGCGCCGGATAACCCGCTGTTTGGTGGCGACCAGTCTGCAGCCGGTGCGCCGGAGGTAGAGGATGCGTCGGGTACGGCGACGCTGCCGACGCTGGGTGAACCCGATGCCGCGGCAGAGGACCAGAGTGATTTAAAGCGCAGTGACGAGCCGTTCGGGGGCGACCTGGCGTTTGACCTGGACTTGCCGGAGACAGAGCGCTCCGCCGACGGGGCGGAAACCCGTCAGGGCAGCGAACCGCATGAACCGGATGCCGACGATGGTAAGGCCGCTGATGCAGGCGTCTCGCAGCGGTCGGAGGGCGAAGGAATGGGCGATCTGTCACTGGACTTCGAGGTCGACGACAGTTGGCGAGACAGGGCAGAGTCTGCCGAGCAGGCCGAGGGCGCCGACAAGGCCCGGGACGACGAGTTTGACCTGGATTTCGGTGGGCTGAACCTGGATGACGTGGCGGCCCAGGATGCCTCGGACGATGGGACTGCGGCGCCGACCGATGACCGGGCTGCCGACGACGAGCCCGAGCCGGGGGCGGAGGCCGACGAAGAAGAGATTGCCACCAAGCTCGACCTGGCTCGGGCCTACGTGGACCTGGGTGATCCCGACGGCGCCAGGGAACTGTTGAACGAGGTGGTCTCGGTCGGCAGTCCCGAGCAGAAGAAGGAAGCGCAGGCGCTGCTGGACAGCCTCGGCTGA
- the truA gene encoding tRNA pseudouridine(38-40) synthase TruA, whose translation MIFRLALGLEYDGSGFCGWQRQDHAPSVQEALEKALSRVADEPVTVTCAGRTDTGVHATEQVVHFETAAYRPEHAWVLGANSNLPGGVAVRWARPVDDTFHARFGATSRSYRYIWCCGRARPALLRGRVAWSKYPLDASLMAKAAGALLGEHDFSAFRAVACQAKHPVRTVRALTVQAAGPFIYLDITANAFLHHMVRNIAGTLSLIGRQERPVAWTAELLAGRDRTVAGATAPAEGLYLVGVEYPEVHGLPLQGWRPRFA comes from the coding sequence ATGATCTTTCGACTGGCCCTGGGGCTGGAGTATGACGGTAGTGGTTTCTGCGGCTGGCAACGCCAGGACCACGCGCCGTCGGTTCAAGAGGCCCTGGAGAAGGCACTCTCCCGCGTGGCGGATGAGCCGGTCACCGTAACCTGCGCGGGCCGGACCGATACCGGGGTGCACGCCACGGAGCAGGTGGTCCACTTCGAAACCGCCGCCTACCGGCCGGAGCATGCCTGGGTGTTGGGTGCCAACTCGAATCTGCCCGGTGGGGTAGCGGTGCGCTGGGCGCGGCCGGTGGACGACACCTTCCATGCCCGTTTTGGCGCCACTTCCAGGAGCTACCGCTACATCTGGTGCTGCGGACGCGCCCGGCCCGCGTTGCTGCGGGGGCGGGTGGCGTGGTCCAAGTACCCACTGGATGCCTCGCTCATGGCCAAGGCCGCCGGCGCGTTGCTGGGCGAACACGACTTCTCCGCCTTCCGCGCCGTGGCCTGCCAGGCCAAGCACCCGGTCCGTACGGTCCGGGCATTGACCGTGCAAGCAGCAGGGCCGTTCATCTACCTGGACATCACGGCCAACGCGTTCCTGCACCACATGGTGCGCAACATCGCCGGCACGCTCTCATTGATCGGCCGCCAGGAGCGCCCGGTGGCCTGGACGGCCGAGTTGCTTGCCGGCCGTGACCGCACCGTCGCCGGCGCAACGGCACCTGCGGAGGGCTTGTACCTGGTGGGGGTGGAATACCCGGAGGTGCACGGGTTGCCGCTGCAGGGGTGGCGACCGCGCTTTGCCTGA
- a CDS encoding phosphoribosylanthranilate isomerase, which translates to MSAKSFRTRVKICGVTRPEHARDAAHLGADAVGLVFHERSPRAVDRATAQAVIDALPPFVTVVALFQDPQAAFVRQVLSELRIDLLQFHGDEAPEFCEGFHRRYIKAIPMGESGDPKAWVARYPSAVGFLLDSHSRGTSGGSGEVFDWARVPHDAGVPLIMAGGLSPDNVGDAVKQARPFAVDVSSGVESAPGVKDPQLMAAFINEVSNVHQAD; encoded by the coding sequence GTGAGCGCCAAAAGCTTTCGAACCCGAGTAAAGATCTGTGGGGTCACCCGCCCTGAACACGCCCGCGATGCCGCCCACCTGGGCGCTGATGCCGTGGGGCTGGTCTTTCACGAGCGCAGCCCCAGGGCGGTGGATCGCGCCACGGCGCAAGCCGTCATCGACGCGCTGCCCCCGTTCGTGACCGTGGTTGCCCTGTTCCAGGACCCCCAGGCGGCTTTCGTGCGCCAGGTGCTAAGCGAACTGCGCATCGACCTCCTGCAGTTCCATGGCGATGAGGCCCCCGAGTTCTGCGAAGGATTCCATCGGCGGTACATCAAGGCCATCCCGATGGGCGAGTCGGGGGACCCGAAGGCTTGGGTGGCCCGTTACCCCTCCGCGGTGGGGTTCCTTCTGGACAGCCATAGCCGCGGCACCAGTGGCGGCAGCGGCGAGGTGTTCGACTGGGCTCGGGTGCCCCATGATGCCGGCGTCCCTTTGATCATGGCCGGTGGGCTGAGCCCGGATAACGTGGGCGATGCCGTCAAACAGGCTCGACCGTTCGCGGTGGACGTGAGCTCGGGGGTCGAATCGGCTCCCGGCGTGAAGGACCCGCAGCTCATGGCCGCATTCATCAACGAGGTGAGCAATGTCCACCAAGCCGACTGA
- the trpB gene encoding tryptophan synthase subunit beta encodes MSTKPTDVIERIPGFDRYPDETGHFGPYGGRFVSETLMAPLDELARAYEHFRNDPEFLAEIDRDLQDFVGRPTPLYLAERWSSRVGGARIYFKREDLNHTGAHKINNTVGQALLAKRMGKPRVIAETGAGQHGVASATVAARLGMQCVVYMGADDVKRQSVNVFRMRLLGAEVRAVDGGTRTLKDALNEAMRDWVANVDDTFYIIGTVAGPHPYPMMVRDFQSVIGRETRRQMLEREGRLPDALVACVGGGSNAIGLFHPFLADQSVAIYGVEAGGEGVETGRHAAPLCKGRSGVLHGNRTYLMMNESGQIQGTHSISAGLDYPGVGPEHAWLKDSGRAQYVSVTDDEALQAFHEVTRCEGIMPALETAHGLAYARKLAAEMSPEQSIVVNLSGRGDKDIATVADLEGIEL; translated from the coding sequence ATGTCCACCAAGCCGACTGATGTGATCGAACGCATTCCGGGGTTCGACCGTTACCCCGACGAGACGGGGCACTTCGGGCCCTATGGAGGCCGCTTTGTCTCCGAGACCCTTATGGCCCCATTGGATGAGCTGGCGCGGGCCTACGAGCATTTCCGCAACGACCCGGAGTTCCTGGCGGAAATCGATCGCGACCTGCAGGACTTTGTGGGTCGCCCGACGCCGCTCTACCTGGCGGAGCGCTGGAGCAGCCGGGTGGGGGGCGCGCGCATCTACTTCAAGCGCGAGGATCTCAACCACACCGGTGCGCACAAGATCAACAACACCGTCGGCCAGGCGCTGTTGGCGAAACGCATGGGCAAGCCGCGGGTGATCGCCGAGACCGGTGCCGGCCAGCACGGCGTGGCTAGCGCCACTGTGGCCGCGCGCCTGGGCATGCAGTGCGTGGTCTACATGGGTGCCGACGATGTCAAACGCCAGTCGGTCAACGTCTTTCGCATGCGCTTGCTGGGCGCTGAGGTGCGCGCCGTGGACGGCGGCACCCGGACCCTCAAGGACGCGCTCAACGAGGCCATGCGCGACTGGGTGGCCAACGTGGATGATACCTTCTACATCATCGGCACCGTGGCAGGCCCCCACCCCTATCCGATGATGGTCCGCGATTTTCAATCCGTTATCGGGCGGGAAACGCGCCGGCAGATGCTGGAGCGCGAGGGCCGGCTGCCCGACGCCCTGGTGGCCTGCGTCGGTGGGGGCTCCAATGCCATCGGCCTGTTCCATCCCTTCCTGGCGGACCAGTCCGTTGCCATCTACGGCGTCGAGGCCGGCGGTGAGGGCGTGGAGACCGGACGCCACGCCGCTCCGCTCTGTAAAGGCCGTTCCGGGGTGCTGCACGGTAACCGCACCTACCTGATGATGAACGAATCGGGGCAGATCCAGGGCACGCACTCGATCTCCGCCGGGCTGGACTACCCCGGAGTGGGACCGGAGCACGCCTGGTTGAAGGACTCCGGCCGTGCCCAGTACGTCAGCGTCACCGATGACGAGGCGCTGCAGGCGTTCCACGAGGTCACCCGCTGCGAGGGCATCATGCCCGCGCTGGAGACGGCCCACGGTTTGGCCTATGCACGCAAGCTGGCCGCCGAGATGAGCCCGGAACAGAGCATCGTGGTGAACCTGTCGGGCCGGGGTGACAAGGACATCGCCACCGTGGCCGACCTGGAGGGTATCGAGCTATGA
- the trpA gene encoding tryptophan synthase subunit alpha, with translation MNRLEKRMTDCRKAGRKALIPYITAGDPAPEHTVGIMHALVRAGADIIELGVPFSDPMADGPVIQAACERALVHGTTLRDVLEMVRQFREEDDQTPVVLMGYMNPIEYLGPEVFAEEAAAAGVDGVLTVDLPPEEGGAFTQAYESEGLSPIFLVAPTTAPERLEAICGAARGFIYYVAIKGVTGFADLDVDDIRRRVATVKARTDLPVGVGFGIRDADSAARIGALADAIIVGSALVKRIAEHADEPERIAPELEEALGAMRQALDGVAEEVTS, from the coding sequence ATGAATCGCCTGGAAAAGCGTATGACCGACTGCCGCAAGGCCGGCCGGAAGGCTTTGATTCCCTACATCACCGCCGGTGACCCGGCACCGGAGCATACGGTGGGCATCATGCACGCGCTGGTGCGGGCCGGTGCCGACATCATCGAACTGGGCGTGCCTTTTTCCGACCCGATGGCCGACGGCCCGGTCATCCAGGCGGCGTGCGAGCGCGCCCTCGTGCACGGGACCACCCTGCGCGATGTCCTGGAGATGGTCCGCCAGTTCCGTGAGGAGGACGACCAGACCCCTGTGGTCCTGATGGGTTACATGAACCCCATCGAGTACCTGGGGCCGGAGGTGTTCGCCGAGGAGGCGGCCGCCGCCGGTGTGGACGGTGTGTTGACGGTGGACCTGCCGCCGGAAGAGGGCGGGGCGTTCACCCAGGCTTACGAGAGCGAGGGGCTCTCCCCCATTTTCCTGGTGGCACCCACCACCGCGCCGGAACGCCTGGAGGCCATTTGCGGGGCTGCCAGGGGCTTCATTTATTACGTTGCCATCAAGGGCGTCACCGGTTTCGCCGACCTGGACGTCGACGACATCCGGCGCCGAGTGGCGACGGTGAAGGCCCGGACCGACCTCCCGGTGGGAGTGGGTTTCGGGATCCGGGATGCGGACAGTGCGGCACGCATAGGGGCGTTGGCGGACGCCATTATTGTCGGTAGTGCGCTGGTCAAGCGCATCGCCGAGCATGCGGACGAGCCGGAACGGATCGCACCGGAGTTGGAAGAGGCGCTGGGTGCCATGCGCCAGGCCCTGGACGGGGTGGCGGAGGAGGTAACGTCGTGA
- the accD gene encoding acetyl-CoA carboxylase, carboxyltransferase subunit beta — MSWFQKLMPSRIRTEATERSRSVPEGLWTKCGHCDAVLYRPELERNQEVCPKCGDHMRIGARQRLEWLLDAEDRHEIGSEVQPVDALRFRDSKKYKDRLAQAQKATGERDALVAMQGRLKGMPVVAVAFEFSFMGGSMGSVVGERFVRAAETALEQGVPLICFSASGGARMQEGLFSLMQMAKTSAVLARLSESGVPFISVLTDPTMGGVSASLAMLGDLVVAEPDALIGFAGPRVIEQTVRETLPEGFQRSEFLLEHGAIDQIIDRREMAERLHAILSMLTHQTPLPATDAPEPTADEVAEHWD, encoded by the coding sequence GTGAGCTGGTTCCAGAAGCTGATGCCTTCGCGGATCCGCACCGAGGCCACGGAGCGAAGCCGCAGCGTACCGGAGGGGCTGTGGACCAAGTGCGGCCACTGTGACGCTGTGCTCTACCGACCGGAGCTGGAGCGGAACCAGGAGGTCTGCCCCAAGTGTGGCGATCACATGCGAATCGGTGCGCGCCAGCGCCTGGAATGGCTGTTGGATGCCGAGGACCGGCATGAAATCGGTTCCGAGGTGCAGCCGGTGGATGCCCTGCGCTTCCGCGACAGCAAGAAGTACAAGGACCGGCTGGCCCAGGCGCAAAAGGCGACCGGGGAGCGGGACGCCTTGGTCGCCATGCAGGGGCGGCTCAAGGGGATGCCCGTGGTCGCGGTGGCCTTTGAGTTCTCCTTCATGGGCGGGTCGATGGGCTCGGTGGTCGGCGAGCGTTTCGTGCGGGCCGCCGAAACGGCGTTGGAGCAGGGCGTGCCGCTGATCTGCTTCTCCGCCAGCGGCGGTGCGCGGATGCAGGAGGGGCTCTTCTCCCTCATGCAGATGGCCAAGACCAGCGCGGTGCTGGCCCGGCTGTCGGAATCGGGTGTCCCGTTCATTTCGGTGCTCACCGACCCGACCATGGGCGGGGTTTCCGCCAGTCTCGCAATGCTTGGCGACCTGGTAGTCGCCGAGCCGGACGCACTGATTGGCTTCGCAGGACCGCGCGTGATCGAACAGACCGTGCGCGAGACCCTGCCGGAAGGCTTCCAGCGGAGTGAGTTCCTGTTGGAGCATGGCGCCATCGATCAAATCATCGACCGCCGTGAAATGGCCGAGCGTCTGCACGCCATCCTCAGCATGCTGACCCATCAGACGCCACTGCCTGCCACGGATGCGCCTGAGCCCACCGCCGACGAGGTGGCGGAGCACTGGGACTGA
- the folC gene encoding bifunctional tetrahydrofolate synthase/dihydrofolate synthase → MADPCAPERTPAAARWGLADWLRWQEGLSPVEINPGLDRVQEVGSRLGVLNPACPVITVAGTNGKGSTTAYLEAILNAAGYRTAVYTSPHLLRYNERIRVAGEAVHDEIITAAFQWVDRAREGVPLTYFEFGTLAALSVFAAADCDVWLLEVGMGGRLDAVNAVDPDLAIITSIGVDHTEWLGNDREQIGAEKAGIMRPGRPVCLGQAKPPLSVRHRARELNAPVVAAGVDFRWRKQPQGWDWISIEKRINDLPLPALAGDVQIDNAAAAIAGLRQLSGRLPVDRWAITRGLRSARLPGHMERLHVDGVEWLFDVAHNEDSARVLAETLRSEPLAGQVIAVFAAMKRKALPGILDAMHGVIDQWLLPELADEQAQPPNVIARALEQRRGSGSVKVGSLTETLERLRRRARPADRVVVFGSYRTVEAVMRARRLCD, encoded by the coding sequence ATGGCGGACCCCTGTGCCCCGGAACGTACGCCGGCGGCCGCCCGCTGGGGCCTCGCCGACTGGCTGCGCTGGCAGGAGGGCCTGAGCCCGGTGGAGATCAACCCGGGCTTGGACCGGGTTCAGGAGGTCGGCTCGCGGTTGGGTGTGCTGAACCCGGCCTGCCCGGTCATCACGGTGGCCGGGACCAACGGCAAGGGGTCCACGACTGCGTACCTCGAGGCGATCCTCAACGCGGCCGGTTACCGCACCGCGGTCTACACCTCGCCCCACCTTCTGCGTTACAACGAACGGATCCGGGTGGCCGGCGAGGCGGTTCATGACGAGATCATCACTGCCGCCTTTCAGTGGGTGGACCGAGCCCGTGAAGGGGTGCCCCTGACCTATTTTGAGTTCGGTACCCTGGCTGCATTGAGCGTGTTCGCCGCCGCGGATTGCGATGTCTGGCTACTCGAAGTAGGTATGGGCGGGCGGCTGGACGCGGTCAACGCGGTGGACCCTGACCTGGCTATCATTACCAGTATCGGCGTGGACCACACCGAATGGCTCGGTAATGACCGCGAGCAGATCGGTGCCGAAAAGGCCGGTATCATGCGTCCGGGCCGGCCGGTCTGCCTGGGCCAGGCGAAACCGCCGCTAAGCGTGCGCCACCGGGCCCGGGAATTGAACGCGCCCGTGGTGGCGGCCGGGGTGGATTTCCGCTGGCGCAAGCAACCCCAGGGCTGGGACTGGATCAGCATCGAGAAACGCATCAATGACCTGCCGCTCCCCGCGTTGGCCGGCGACGTGCAGATCGACAACGCCGCTGCCGCTATCGCCGGCCTGAGGCAACTGTCCGGGCGGCTGCCCGTTGACCGCTGGGCCATCACCCGGGGGCTGCGCAGCGCACGATTGCCGGGCCATATGGAACGCCTCCACGTGGATGGCGTGGAGTGGCTGTTCGATGTAGCCCATAACGAGGACAGCGCGCGCGTGCTGGCGGAGACGCTGCGCTCCGAACCCCTGGCCGGGCAGGTGATCGCGGTATTCGCCGCCATGAAACGGAAGGCCCTGCCCGGTATCCTCGACGCCATGCACGGGGTGATCGACCAATGGCTGTTACCCGAGCTGGCGGACGAGCAGGCACAGCCGCCAAACGTCATTGCCCGGGCGCTGGAGCAGCGCCGCGGTAGCGGGAGCGTGAAGGTCGGCAGCCTGACCGAGACATTGGAACGACTGCGCCGACGTGCGCGCCCGGCGGACCGGGTTGTGGTATTCGGCTCCTACCGGACGGTCGAGGCCGTGATGCGGGCGCGCCGTCTTTGTGATTGA
- a CDS encoding SPOR domain-containing protein codes for MEQHIKHRLAGAVILVALAVIILPWLFSGNGEHSELDMPLDIPPAPEVSEVPVPEARDGEAPVEAPRPEPLPEPELPAEEELAAPRSDEPDETPAEPEAEEPPVSEPEPEPVPDVAEPEPEAAPEPEPEPEVTEEPRTTEEGLDIIPPDRGDWVVQVGSFGNLENALGFRDRLREDGLEVFADRVDTEAGRTFYRVRVGPMETREEAQRMLDRLEEEQGLEGLVAGHP; via the coding sequence TTGGAACAGCACATCAAGCACCGCCTGGCCGGCGCTGTCATCCTGGTGGCGCTTGCAGTCATCATCCTGCCCTGGTTGTTCAGTGGCAACGGTGAGCACAGTGAGCTGGATATGCCCCTGGACATTCCGCCGGCACCGGAGGTGAGCGAGGTGCCGGTACCGGAAGCCCGGGATGGGGAGGCGCCGGTGGAGGCGCCGCGCCCGGAGCCCTTGCCGGAGCCGGAGCTGCCCGCTGAGGAAGAGTTGGCAGCGCCCCGGTCCGACGAGCCCGATGAGACGCCGGCCGAGCCGGAGGCCGAAGAGCCGCCCGTCTCAGAGCCGGAACCCGAGCCCGTGCCCGATGTGGCCGAGCCGGAGCCTGAAGCCGCGCCCGAGCCGGAACCGGAGCCGGAAGTGACCGAGGAGCCCCGGACCACGGAAGAGGGGCTCGACATCATCCCACCCGACCGCGGCGACTGGGTGGTCCAGGTGGGCAGCTTCGGCAACCTGGAAAACGCCCTGGGCTTCCGGGACCGCCTGCGTGAGGACGGCCTGGAGGTGTTCGCCGACCGGGTCGATACCGAGGCGGGCCGGACGTTCTACCGGGTACGGGTGGGGCCGATGGAGACCCGCGAGGAGGCGCAGCGGATGCTGGATCGCCTGGAGGAGGAGCAGGGGTTGGAGGGTCTGGTGGCTGGCCACCCGTGA
- a CDS encoding CvpA family protein, whose translation MNWLDIAILGVVGVSALLSLIRGLSREVVSLLAWVLAIWAGLVLAAPASEFLSSWIDSPTLRLGAAFVGVFVLVLLVGALVNLLIGKLVGATGFSGTDRLLGMIFGVLRGLVVVALVMLILGLSPMPQERVWQESVMIQGMEPWVCRVGADGWMDRLLALGGPDEALLPEETYWQTYCAGDEPGIPPADAVIVPEEI comes from the coding sequence ATGAATTGGCTTGATATCGCCATCTTGGGCGTCGTCGGTGTTTCGGCGCTGCTCAGCCTGATCCGGGGCCTGTCCCGGGAAGTTGTCTCCCTGCTCGCCTGGGTGCTGGCCATCTGGGCTGGGCTGGTGTTGGCTGCCCCCGCATCGGAATTCCTGTCCTCCTGGATCGATTCCCCCACGCTGCGGCTTGGCGCGGCCTTTGTGGGGGTCTTCGTGTTGGTGCTGCTGGTCGGCGCCCTGGTCAACCTGCTCATCGGTAAACTGGTCGGCGCAACCGGCTTTTCCGGGACCGATCGCCTGCTCGGGATGATCTTTGGCGTGCTGCGCGGACTGGTGGTGGTCGCCCTGGTGATGCTCATCCTGGGACTGAGCCCGATGCCGCAAGAGCGGGTCTGGCAGGAGTCGGTGATGATCCAGGGCATGGAGCCCTGGGTCTGCCGGGTCGGCGCCGACGGCTGGATGGACCGGCTGCTGGCACTGGGTGGCCCCGACGAGGCGCTGTTGCCGGAAGAGACGTATTGGCAAACCTATTGCGCGGGTGACGAGCCGGGCATCCCGCCCGCCGATGCCGTGATCGTCCCCGAGGAAATCTGA